The proteins below come from a single uncultured Methanobrevibacter sp. genomic window:
- the dnaG gene encoding DNA primase DnaG: MGKGEELTTTKYLIHAQITANGIVEKPDVVGAVFGQTEGLLSNDLDLRELQRTGRIGRIQVNIHSNSGRAKGEIVIPSSLDRVETAILAASLETINRVGPCEAQIQTLKVEDVRAVKREQVVNRAKEIYKNMVESVGPASMKMIEEVREAMRVHEISEYGDDRLPAGPSIHTSDAIIVVEGRSDVLNLLKYGIKNTVAVEGVSVPQAIGELSKKRTTTAFVDGDRGGELILKELLQIGDVDYITRAPKGKEVEDLEKDEVLVALRDKVPTAQFLATNNILNESNSSNKKDNNNKKYQNKHSKKHQKFTPREEVVEEPAVEDDEVSLMKDMLKEFEGTGSGAILDEALNMTKEVEVENIYEEIKGIEGTANSVIFDGVISQRLVDVASEKGIKKLVAFKSMNIVKKPHDVKLITIN; the protein is encoded by the coding sequence ATGGGAAAAGGTGAAGAATTAACTACAACAAAATATTTAATTCATGCCCAAATTACCGCCAACGGTATTGTTGAAAAGCCTGATGTTGTTGGTGCAGTATTTGGACAAACTGAAGGTTTACTTAGTAACGATTTAGATTTAAGAGAACTTCAAAGAACTGGAAGAATTGGAAGAATCCAAGTTAACATTCATTCCAATAGCGGAAGGGCAAAAGGTGAAATTGTTATTCCATCCAGTTTAGATAGAGTTGAAACCGCCATTCTCGCAGCATCTCTCGAAACAATCAATCGTGTTGGACCTTGTGAAGCTCAAATTCAAACTTTAAAAGTTGAAGACGTAAGAGCAGTCAAAAGAGAACAAGTTGTTAACCGTGCAAAAGAAATCTACAAAAACATGGTTGAAAGCGTCGGTCCAGCCAGTATGAAAATGATTGAAGAGGTAAGGGAAGCAATGAGAGTTCACGAAATCTCTGAATATGGAGATGATCGTTTACCTGCAGGCCCAAGCATACACACTTCCGATGCAATTATTGTAGTGGAAGGCCGTAGTGATGTTTTAAACTTACTCAAATATGGTATTAAAAATACCGTTGCAGTTGAAGGAGTCAGTGTTCCTCAAGCAATTGGTGAATTAAGTAAGAAAAGAACTACCACTGCATTTGTAGATGGAGATAGGGGCGGAGAACTTATCTTAAAAGAACTCTTGCAAATCGGAGATGTTGACTACATTACACGTGCTCCAAAAGGAAAAGAAGTTGAAGACCTAGAAAAAGATGAAGTTCTAGTCGCACTCAGAGATAAAGTTCCTACAGCACAATTTTTAGCAACAAACAATATTCTGAATGAATCCAATAGTTCTAATAAAAAAGACAACAACAATAAAAAATATCAGAATAAACATTCCAAAAAACATCAAAAATTCACTCCTCGTGAAGAAGTTGTTGAAGAACCAGCTGTCGAAGATGATGAAGTTAGCTTAATGAAAGATATGTTAAAAGAATTTGAAGGCACTGGCAGTGGAGCTATTTTAGATGAAGCATTGAATATGACCAAAGAGGTTGAAGTGGAAAATATATACGAAGAAATCAAAGGTATTGAAGGGACCGCTAATAGTGTCATATTTGATGGAGTAATCAGCCAAAGATTAGTTGATGTAGCTTCCGAAAAAGGAATAAAAAAATTAGTTGCATTCA